Proteins from a genomic interval of Ramlibacter algicola:
- the galE gene encoding UDP-glucose 4-epimerase GalE: MNQSPNVVVAGGAGYIGSHMVRLLRDSGYTPVVVDNLATGHRDAVQGEILQVGDIGDRSFMAGVLREYQPQCVMHFAASSLVGESMTNPSKYWRNNLVQTLNLLDCMLEHDVRQFIFSSTAATFGNPVKVPIPEDHPTQPINPYGHSKLAVEYALKDYDTAHGLRSIALRYFNAAGAHPDGSIGERHEPETHLIPLVLQVASGRREFISRYGSNHGTPDGSCIRDYIHVQDLCAAHLLALKALQAGAKTTVYNLGNGLGHSVNEVIEAARRVTGHPIPLRDDPPRAGDPPVLVADAARARADLGWKPQYEDLQAIIAHAWQWERKLHPAVGAS, translated from the coding sequence ATGAATCAGTCTCCCAACGTCGTGGTCGCGGGTGGCGCAGGTTACATCGGGTCGCACATGGTGCGGCTGCTGCGCGACAGCGGCTACACGCCGGTGGTGGTCGACAACCTCGCCACCGGCCATCGCGACGCGGTGCAGGGCGAGATCCTGCAGGTCGGCGACATTGGCGACCGCTCCTTCATGGCCGGCGTGCTGCGCGAGTACCAGCCCCAGTGCGTGATGCACTTCGCCGCGTCCAGCCTGGTCGGCGAGTCGATGACGAACCCGTCCAAGTACTGGCGCAACAACCTCGTGCAGACGCTGAACCTGCTGGACTGCATGCTGGAGCACGACGTCAGGCAGTTCATCTTCTCGTCCACGGCGGCGACTTTCGGCAACCCGGTCAAGGTGCCGATTCCCGAGGACCACCCGACGCAGCCGATCAACCCCTACGGGCACAGCAAGCTCGCGGTCGAATACGCGCTGAAGGACTACGACACGGCGCACGGCCTGCGCTCCATCGCCCTGCGCTACTTCAACGCGGCCGGCGCGCACCCCGACGGCTCGATCGGCGAGCGCCATGAGCCGGAGACGCACCTGATCCCGCTCGTGCTGCAGGTCGCATCGGGCCGCCGCGAGTTCATCTCGCGCTACGGCAGCAACCATGGCACGCCCGACGGCTCCTGCATCCGCGACTACATCCACGTGCAGGACCTGTGCGCGGCGCACCTGCTGGCGTTGAAAGCCCTGCAGGCTGGCGCGAAGACGACGGTCTACAACCTCGGCAACGGGCTGGGCCATTCGGTCAACGAGGTGATCGAGGCGGCGCGGCGCGTCACCGGCCATCCGATCCCGCTGCGCGACGACCCGCCGCGGGCCGGCGACCCGCCGGTGCTGGTGGCCGATGCGGCCCGCGCGCGCGCCGATCTCGGCTGGAAGCCGCAGTACGAGGACCTCCAGGCCATCATCGCCCACGCCTGGCAGTGGGAACGCAAGCTGCACCCGGCCGTCGGGGCGTCGTGA
- a CDS encoding glycosyltransferase family 2 protein: MSGISIIVITRNEAANIAACLESVAFADEVIVLDSGSTDATMQIAAASGARVVQAADWPGFGPQKNRALDLATRDWVLSIDADERVGPGLRDEILRAIAAPDAADAWSMPRLSSFCGRFMRHGGWYPDRVVRLFRRGSARFSDDIVHERLVTTGRVGQLRGHLLHHTYPTLDDMLEKMNRYSSAGAETMAQRRRPASPGRAVLHGAWAFIRSYFLRRGFLDGWMGFALAVSIAEAAYYKHLKAWLLASPWPGRAPEQQERSA; encoded by the coding sequence ATGAGCGGCATTTCCATCATCGTCATCACGCGCAACGAGGCGGCGAACATCGCGGCGTGCCTCGAGAGCGTCGCGTTCGCCGACGAAGTCATCGTCCTCGATTCCGGCAGCACGGACGCCACCATGCAGATCGCGGCGGCCAGCGGCGCGCGTGTCGTGCAGGCCGCCGATTGGCCCGGCTTCGGCCCCCAGAAGAACCGCGCCCTCGACCTCGCCACGCGGGACTGGGTGCTGTCCATCGATGCGGACGAACGCGTCGGCCCCGGCTTGCGCGACGAGATCCTGCGCGCGATCGCGGCGCCGGACGCCGCGGATGCATGGTCCATGCCGAGGCTGTCGAGTTTCTGCGGCCGGTTCATGCGCCATGGTGGCTGGTACCCGGACCGGGTCGTGCGCCTGTTCCGCCGCGGGTCGGCCCGCTTCTCCGACGACATCGTGCACGAGCGGCTGGTCACGACCGGCCGCGTGGGCCAGCTGCGAGGGCACCTCCTGCACCATACGTACCCGACCCTGGACGACATGCTGGAGAAGATGAACCGGTACTCCAGCGCCGGGGCCGAGACGATGGCCCAGCGCCGCCGGCCCGCATCGCCCGGGCGCGCCGTGCTGCATGGCGCGTGGGCGTTCATCCGCAGCTACTTCCTCCGGCGCGGGTTCCTGGACGGCTGGATGGGTTTCGCGCTGGCCGTGAGCATCGCCGAGGCCGCTTACTACAAGCACCTGAAGGCGTGGCTGCTGGCAAGTCCATGGCCCGGCCGCGCGCCGGAGCAGCAGGAACGCAGCGCCTGA